The DNA region TACCCCATAACCCAAATAACTTCTGTACGCCATACATAAAAAATAACGCACCAATACCTATACGAAAGATAACATACACATAATCTCCATATTTTGTTTCAAAAAAACCCATAGTACCAACCTCCTGATTTGTGAAGTATGACTCATTATATAAATGTTAGGACTCGTACAAAGTCCTGCGTTGAATCATGGTAATCTTTCAAGCAACATCTTTAATGTTTCGAGATCCTTTCTGACAACATTTGCATCTTCGGTAAACATATGATCTGACATATCCGGACGTCGATACAAAGTGAAGATCAGTTCACTACCACCATTATTGGGAAAAACACGCATAGGATTGTAGACCTTCTCACCAGAAGGTAGGGTAACATCATGATCGAGAATACCAAATTTATTTTTTTCAGCAAAGGTGATTTTTATTCTTCCGATCGGTGATTCAGCAATCCACTCACCATTGATTTTCTCAAGAGAGGTGCTTAACCCGGTAGCCCAGTGAGGCAGATTTTCAGGATTTGAAGCAAACGCATAAACCCTTTCCGGAGAGCAATTAATTGAAACACTGATATGCTGGGATTTAAATGTCATGGGAGGTTTCTTAACACCAATAATCATCTCACCGACGTTTGCACTACCTCTAGCTTTGTGGGTAGTACCTGCGGGAAATTCTACCTTATCGCCCGAGATATAGGTTCTTGTACCGCTTTGGTCAATAATAGTGAGTTCGCCACTGAGAATAAGGTGAACTGTATGTTCGTGGTGTGTATGCTCATCAGTATCGATATTTGGCGGTAGTGGACATACTCGTATCTCACTAAATCCTTCTTTTTCTAGCTTTTTTATCAACTCGCTTTTATCAACTCTTTTTTTGAGTTCATCAGCAAGTTTATCAAGGCTTTGATTCCATCCATCTTCCATGCCTTCGATGGCTTTTGTTGCTACAGGAGTTGCCTTGGTAACAACAGCATGCAACTGAAGCTTTGTTTTACCCTTATAGTCTGAAAAAGCAACAGTAGTATGTACTTCAAGGCCTGGATTTCTATCTTGGTCCTCCAAAGCACTCGAGGTAAAGACAAGCAGTTCTGGTTCAACAATGTCGTGAAAAATACCTTTCATTGGATACGCCATACCATCGGGCGCAATCATATCGATGCTCATGGCTCCTTTTGGTCGAACATCAAATTCACAGACAAGATTGGTAAAGCCCTTTGGACCCCACCACGCCGCTAGAAACTTTGGATCTGTCCACGCTTTGAACACAACCTTTCGAGGTGCATCAAAGATACGTGTGATGACGAGATCCTTATGCTTAGTGCTTGCTTTTGTGCTGTTATTTGTTTGGTCTACCATAGGATATGTATCTATAGACTATTTTTGAGACAAGGAAATAATACTTGAATAAGTATCACTATTGTTGGCTGTTGCATTGAGCAACACAGAAAAATTAAGTACTCTAAAGTAGAAGAGATATATTAAATTTATGATTTTTTAACTTACTATAATAATTCACGATTACGGCAGAATTCTAGCTAGATAATACCAAAGAAAAATTTAACCAATTTACTTCTTCGTAAAAATGCCTACAATGTAATCTTTTTGTACAGCGCCATTGCCAAAAGCTCTTTCTTCCGGACTTCGCTCTAACAAGATATACCTAATAGAATCAACTCTTAAATATTGACTAGCAACATCTTGTGCACCTGAAGCAGAAATTCGAGCAATTGCTTCAAGTGACTGTCCACCTGATTGAGGATAAGAACATTGCCTTGCATCAAGCAAAAGAGTTACTTCTTTTCCATAAAAATCTTTTAATATCGCGTCTTCCATTATGCTATTCAGGAAAGAGTTTTTTCTTTATAAAACTTTCGTTGTATTATTGCCCTCAATGAACGTAACGTTACATTTGGCATTAGAGTTTTAATACTAACAATGAACTGGATAAGATGGTAATGATTGATTTCATCCTCACGATTTCAATGATTTTCAGTATTTTCAACAGTTAAGGTAACCGGTGTTCCTAAAAAGAAGCTATAACGCTCTGCTGCTAGGAACAAACTATTTTTTTCAGTGCTGTTAAGCGACACAAAGAGCTTCGCAATAATAGCAAGGCCATTTTTCTTAATAATACGCTTCCAAATGCCTATCACTTTTCCTTTTATTATCAACGGCGAGTTTGTCAAAGCTATATGCATTCCTTTGAGCATATTTGCATTAATCACCGCGCTTCTATCTTTATATGAAATAAAATATTCATCATAGGGAGGCAATAAGTGAGTTTCAAGGGGAATTTTCGCAATGGTTTTCCTCGTAAGGAAATATGTGCGCCCATCAATTTCTGTATTCATTATCTCTTTGACCGATGTGATACCCACTCTTGCATCAGCAACGGTCAAACCTGACCACCAGGTAAAATCTTGCAATGTTGCAGGTCCGTGACTGGTGAAATAACGCCTGGCAAGCTCTGCTAAAGCTTTATTACGATTCAGTCTTTTGCTGCGAGGTATCCATTCATCAAAGAGAGCGAATCTGGGTTGATGACCTTGTCGAGTACTATGACAGATAAACGCTGTTTGAGCCAAATGGGACAGTATGTGATAGCCACGCTGTCCTTCAGGATTAATTTTACCGTTTGCAAGTACTTGGTACAATTCATTTCGAGTTAGCTGCTTACCGGTAAGTGCTTTCGTGAATAATCGTTTACTTTGTTCAAAGATATGGTCATGTAATCCTAATTCTTTGTAACGTCCTAGGCTTTTTTTAATAACTCGTGGAGTTAACAACTCAAGCATCCACTTCGCATCGCTAGCAGGAACAAAGTGTAATGTTCCCCGCATGGACCACGTACGAACAATTTTTCTCTCTGAAATCGCCTGTTCAATATCGCTCTTGGTTATACCAGGCAATCGTAATCCAATACCCCAAAGACCACCATGGTAGTCTTGCGCTTGAACAGCACCCATCCACCTAACTAATGCTTCAGGTTTACGAAACGTTGTTTTGCCAAGTTGCTGATTGTAAAAACGATAATGTACAAGATCAATACCTGTTCTCATGTGAGCACCTATTGTCGTAGTTAGGGGGTCCTCTTTTCCCTAAGGGGTGTTTGGTCAATACTTTTTCTTCAGTCATTATCTCCTCGATGGAGATTTATATTTTATTTTCTCCTTACCTGTGCTTTGATAGACTTGAATTACTTACATAACCCTGTAAAGAGAGCAACAATCAACCCTAACGTAAATTATAGAACTGAAATCGTCTGAAGGTCTTTTACGGGTAAGTTCACAAAAATTTGTGTTACCATAACTTTAGATAGAGGTGTTTGAAGTTTATAAAACTTGTGACAGCTAAAGCTTCATCCAACAATTCGCTAACGCTCAAGTTAGCAGCTTCAAAGTCCTCTCTGTTGTTTATGATCGCCGACATTCCCCGTAAGGGACATCCCCCTTGTCGGTTGGATTCAATAATGTGATGGGACTTTGATTTGGGGCTGCTAACCTTTTTTGGATGAAGCCGACAGCTAAGTAAAAAATAAACAGAAGGTACTTCTCTAGAGGGATTAAGCTGGCTTCTTTTTCATCCACAGATGGCTCTTAAATAAAAGCACGAGTGGACCACTAGCAAATCCAAAAAAGAAGGCATTCGGTGAAAACAGAGACAATATCAGTAAAATGAGAAATAAAGCAAAAAATTGAGCTTTTGACGCCTCTAATGAAAAAAGAGTAGATTGTTTTAACTTTCCAGAAAGTATCGAGGGGTTTTTGTTAACAGCATTAAAAGTTATCACATTTTGAATGTGTTTTGCATTAATACAAATAAACAT from Candidatus Woesearchaeota archaeon includes:
- a CDS encoding SRPBCC family protein yields the protein MTFKSQHISVSINCSPERVYAFASNPENLPHWATGLSTSLEKINGEWIAESPIGRIKITFAEKNKFGILDHDVTLPSGEKVYNPMRVFPNNGGSELIFTLYRRPDMSDHMFTEDANVVRKDLETLKMLLERLP
- a CDS encoding AlkZ family DNA glycosylase, whose amino-acid sequence is MRTGIDLVHYRFYNQQLGKTTFRKPEALVRWMGAVQAQDYHGGLWGIGLRLPGITKSDIEQAISERKIVRTWSMRGTLHFVPASDAKWMLELLTPRVIKKSLGRYKELGLHDHIFEQSKRLFTKALTGKQLTRNELYQVLANGKINPEGQRGYHILSHLAQTAFICHSTRQGHQPRFALFDEWIPRSKRLNRNKALAELARRYFTSHGPATLQDFTWWSGLTVADARVGITSVKEIMNTEIDGRTYFLTRKTIAKIPLETHLLPPYDEYFISYKDRSAVINANMLKGMHIALTNSPLIIKGKVIGIWKRIIKKNGLAIIAKLFVSLNSTEKNSLFLAAERYSFFLGTPVTLTVENTENH